One Streptomyces hundungensis DNA segment encodes these proteins:
- a CDS encoding segregation and condensation protein A translates to MESPLASPADEPDAPAARGARRALGRGPGSFFPAPPLPETLRGSDSGAAEGVAPGAPPPDPRSSNAGGAGGVPPAEAPDDGRFTVRLANFEGPFDLLLQLISKHKMDVTEVALSKVTDEFMAHIRAMGPDWDLDQTTEFLVVAATLLDLKAARLLPAAEVEDEADLALLEARDLLFARLLQYRAYKRVADIFSERLDGEARRYPRTVGLEPGLAELLPEVVISVGAEGFAKLAVKAMQPRAAPQVYVDHIHAPLVSVREQAGIVVARLREAGEVSFRVLAEDAPDTLTVVARFLALLELYREKAVVLDQDEALGELMVRWSGGEGDATPTVTDEFDHVVTEEQA, encoded by the coding sequence CTGGAAAGCCCCTTGGCCAGCCCCGCCGACGAACCGGACGCTCCCGCCGCGCGGGGGGCTCGCCGTGCGCTCGGGCGGGGGCCGGGTTCTTTTTTCCCCGCCCCGCCCCTTCCCGAGACCCTCCGGGGGTCGGATTCGGGCGCGGCCGAGGGGGTGGCACCGGGGGCTCCGCCCCCGGACCCCCGCTCCTCGAACGCCGGAGGGGCTGGAGGGGTGCCGCCTGCCGAAGCTCCCGATGACGGGCGGTTCACCGTTCGGCTCGCCAACTTCGAGGGGCCCTTCGACCTGCTCCTCCAGTTGATCTCCAAGCACAAGATGGACGTCACCGAGGTCGCCCTGTCCAAGGTCACCGACGAGTTCATGGCGCACATCAGGGCCATGGGGCCGGACTGGGACCTGGACCAGACGACCGAGTTCCTCGTCGTCGCGGCCACCCTGCTCGACCTCAAGGCCGCCCGGCTGCTGCCCGCCGCCGAGGTCGAGGACGAGGCCGATCTGGCGCTGCTCGAAGCCCGGGACCTGTTGTTCGCGCGGCTCTTGCAGTACCGCGCGTACAAGCGGGTCGCGGACATCTTCAGCGAGCGCCTGGACGGCGAGGCGCGCAGATACCCACGCACCGTCGGCCTGGAGCCGGGCCTCGCCGAGCTGCTGCCCGAGGTGGTGATCAGCGTCGGCGCCGAGGGATTCGCGAAGCTCGCCGTCAAGGCCATGCAGCCCAGAGCCGCGCCCCAGGTGTACGTCGACCACATCCACGCCCCGCTGGTCTCGGTGCGGGAGCAGGCGGGGATCGTCGTGGCGCGGCTGCGCGAGGCGGGGGAGGTCAGCTTCCGGGTGCTCGCCGAGGACGCCCCGGACACGCTCACCGTGGTCGCCCGGTTCCTGGCCCTTCTGGAGCTGTACCGCGAGAAGGCCGTCGTCCTGGACCAGGACGAGGCGCTGGGGGAGCTGATGGTGCGCTGGAGCGGCGGCGAGGGCGATGCGACGCCGACGGTGACCGACGAGTTCGACCACGTGGTGACTGAGGAGCAGGCGTGA
- the scpB gene encoding SMC-Scp complex subunit ScpB — MSEELELKPALEAVLMVVDEPASEEHLAKVLERPRRAVADALRELADEYTAQGRGFELRLVAGGWRFYSRAAYADAVEGFVLDGQHARLTQAALETLAVVAYRQPVSRSRVSAVRGVNCDGVMRTLLQRGLVDEAGTEPETGAILYRTTNHFLERMGLRGLDELPELAPFLPEADAIEAETLEGVPSFDPDAPDAPETPADDKTEM; from the coding sequence GTGAGCGAGGAGCTGGAGCTGAAGCCGGCCTTGGAAGCCGTCCTGATGGTCGTCGACGAGCCCGCGAGCGAGGAGCACCTCGCCAAGGTCCTGGAACGCCCCAGAAGGGCCGTGGCGGACGCCCTGCGGGAGCTGGCCGACGAGTACACGGCGCAGGGCCGCGGCTTCGAGCTGCGGCTGGTCGCGGGCGGCTGGCGGTTCTACAGCCGGGCCGCGTACGCCGACGCCGTCGAGGGCTTCGTCCTGGACGGCCAGCACGCCCGTCTCACCCAGGCCGCCCTGGAGACCCTCGCGGTCGTCGCCTACCGCCAGCCGGTGAGCCGCTCGCGGGTCTCCGCGGTGCGCGGAGTCAACTGTGACGGGGTCATGCGGACCCTGCTCCAGCGCGGTCTGGTCGACGAGGCGGGCACGGAACCCGAAACAGGTGCGATCCTGTACAGGACGACGAACCACTTTCTGGAGCGGATGGGCCTGCGCGGCCTGGACGAGCTCCCGGAGCTGGCGCCCTTCCTCCCCGAGGCGGACGCGATCGAGGCCGAGACCCTGGAGGGTGTGCCGTCGTTCGACCCGGACGCGCCCGACGCGCCGGAAACCCCCGCAGACGACAAGACGGAAATGTGA
- a CDS encoding pseudouridine synthase: MRSSSGRNSSGNNGGSRGGNSGGRGSSGGGGGRGGSGGGRDGQRQGGGPRQSGSGKPRPLRPEERTYDVGGDAPRGGRGASARGGAKGGPKAPQGGTPVRRGPHGQRLGQARPRELDAKIEQRNRDRYADKPDVKTPKTFPGAEQEGERLQKVLARAGMGSRRACEELIEQARVEVNGEIVLEQGKRVDPERDEIKVDGLTVATQSYLFFALNKPAGVVSTMEDPDGRQCLGDYVTNRETRLFHVGRLDTETEGIILLTNHGELAHRLTHPKYGVKKTYLAAITGPLPREIGKRLKEGIQLEDGYARADAFRVIQQTGKNYLVEIELHEGRKHIVRRMMAEAGFPVEKLVRVGFGPIGLGDQKSGWLRRLTNTEVGMLMREVEL, from the coding sequence ATGCGAAGCAGCAGCGGCAGGAACAGCAGCGGAAACAACGGCGGGAGCCGTGGTGGCAACAGCGGCGGCCGCGGCAGCAGTGGCGGTGGCGGCGGCCGGGGCGGATCCGGCGGTGGCCGGGACGGCCAGCGCCAGGGCGGCGGCCCGCGCCAGAGCGGCAGCGGCAAGCCGCGTCCGCTGCGCCCCGAGGAGCGCACCTACGACGTGGGCGGCGACGCCCCCCGCGGTGGACGCGGCGCTTCCGCGCGCGGCGGCGCCAAGGGCGGCCCCAAGGCGCCCCAGGGCGGCACCCCGGTCCGCCGCGGCCCGCACGGCCAGCGCCTGGGCCAGGCCCGCCCGCGCGAGCTCGACGCCAAGATCGAGCAGCGCAACCGGGACCGGTACGCGGACAAGCCGGACGTGAAGACCCCCAAGACCTTCCCCGGCGCCGAGCAGGAGGGCGAGCGCTTGCAGAAGGTGCTGGCCAGGGCCGGCATGGGCTCGCGCCGCGCCTGCGAGGAGCTGATCGAGCAGGCCCGTGTCGAGGTCAACGGCGAGATCGTGCTCGAACAGGGCAAGCGCGTCGACCCCGAGCGGGACGAGATCAAGGTGGACGGCCTCACCGTCGCCACCCAGTCGTACCTCTTCTTCGCGCTGAACAAGCCGGCCGGCGTCGTCTCCACCATGGAGGACCCGGACGGCCGCCAGTGCCTCGGTGACTACGTCACCAACCGCGAGACCCGCCTCTTCCACGTGGGCCGTCTCGACACCGAGACCGAGGGCATCATCCTGCTCACCAACCACGGCGAGCTGGCCCACCGTCTGACCCACCCCAAGTACGGCGTGAAGAAGACCTACTTGGCGGCCATCACGGGCCCGCTGCCGCGCGAGATCGGCAAGCGGCTCAAGGAGGGCATCCAGCTGGAGGACGGTTACGCGCGGGCCGACGCCTTCCGCGTCATCCAGCAGACCGGCAAGAACTACCTCGTCGAGATCGAGCTCCACGAGGGCCGCAAGCACATCGTGCGCCGCATGATGGCCGAGGCCGGCTTCCCGGTCGAGAAGCTGGTGCGCGTCGGGTTCGGCCCGATCGGGCTCGGCGACCAGAAGTCCGGCTGGCTGCGCCGCCTCACCAACACCGAGGTCGGCATGCTGATGCGCGAGGTCGAGCTTTAA
- the pnuC gene encoding nicotinamide riboside transporter PnuC → MSLTWTETLGFVTGALCVWLVARRHVANWPVGIANNLFFIVLFLQAGLYADAGLQVVFIALAGYGWWTWTHGGGPGSGTLPVRRTTRTEWLGLLTAGAVGTVALTFLLAAATDSTVPFWDALTTALSLTATYGQCEKLLESWWLWIAADVIYIPLYAYKELYATSLLYVGFLALCLIGLRGWRRELGFRPRRLDEVTV, encoded by the coding sequence GTGTCCCTCACCTGGACCGAGACACTCGGGTTCGTCACCGGCGCGCTCTGCGTCTGGCTGGTGGCCCGCCGGCACGTCGCCAACTGGCCGGTGGGCATCGCCAACAACCTGTTCTTCATCGTGCTCTTCCTCCAGGCGGGCCTGTACGCGGACGCCGGACTCCAGGTCGTCTTCATCGCCCTCGCCGGGTACGGCTGGTGGACCTGGACCCACGGGGGTGGACCAGGTTCCGGCACGCTTCCGGTCCGGCGCACGACCCGCACCGAGTGGCTGGGGCTGCTCACGGCGGGGGCGGTGGGGACCGTGGCGCTGACGTTCCTGCTCGCCGCGGCCACCGACTCGACCGTCCCGTTCTGGGACGCGCTCACCACCGCCCTGTCCCTGACGGCGACGTACGGCCAGTGCGAGAAGCTCCTCGAATCCTGGTGGCTGTGGATCGCGGCGGACGTGATCTACATCCCGCTCTACGCCTACAAGGAGCTCTACGCGACCTCGCTCCTGTACGTCGGCTTCCTGGCCCTGTGCCTGATCGGGCTGCGGGGCTGGCGGCGCGAACTGGGCTTCAGGCCCCGGCGACTTGACGAGGTGACGGTGTGA
- a CDS encoding AAA family ATPase, translated as MKRHQHGLVLGKFYPPHAGHHHLVRTAAAHCERLTVLVCAASVETIPLAERVRWMRAAHPDARVLGAVDDIGVDLHDPVIWDAHMAVFRGAVPERVDAVFTSESYGDELARRFGAEHVLVDLDRTLFPVSGTAVRKDPVGSWDFLDAPVRAWLTRRVVVLGAESTGTTTLARALAAHYRARGGVWARTRWVEEYGREYSEGKLAALRARYPQACWEDVEFGSDEFPVIAERQNERENAAAGLGSPVLFCDTDSFATTVWHERYVGRRDPRVDAVAERAAAHHLWLLTDHEGVPFEDDGLRDEEELRPWMTDRFRAELTRTGREFIEVRGPHEERLATAVAAVDALLDRGWELADPLPERR; from the coding sequence GTGAAGCGGCATCAACACGGCCTGGTCCTGGGCAAGTTCTATCCGCCGCACGCCGGCCACCACCACCTGGTGCGCACCGCGGCCGCCCACTGCGAACGGCTCACCGTGCTGGTGTGCGCCGCCTCCGTCGAGACGATCCCGCTGGCCGAGCGAGTGCGGTGGATGCGGGCGGCACATCCGGACGCCCGCGTCCTGGGCGCCGTCGACGACATCGGGGTGGACCTGCACGACCCGGTGATATGGGACGCCCACATGGCCGTCTTCCGCGGCGCCGTCCCCGAGCGCGTCGACGCGGTGTTCACCTCCGAGTCCTACGGCGACGAACTCGCCCGCCGCTTCGGCGCCGAGCACGTCCTGGTCGACCTCGACCGCACCCTGTTCCCCGTCTCCGGCACCGCCGTGCGCAAGGACCCGGTGGGCAGTTGGGACTTCCTCGACGCGCCGGTGAGGGCCTGGCTCACCCGGCGCGTGGTCGTGCTCGGCGCCGAGTCCACCGGCACCACCACCCTGGCCCGCGCCCTCGCCGCGCACTACCGCGCGCGCGGCGGGGTCTGGGCGCGCACCCGCTGGGTCGAGGAGTACGGACGCGAGTACAGCGAGGGCAAGCTGGCCGCGCTGCGCGCCCGCTACCCGCAGGCGTGCTGGGAGGACGTCGAGTTCGGCTCGGACGAGTTCCCGGTGATCGCCGAGCGGCAGAACGAGCGCGAGAACGCCGCGGCCGGACTCGGCTCGCCCGTGCTGTTCTGCGACACCGACTCCTTCGCCACCACCGTGTGGCACGAGCGCTACGTGGGCCGGCGCGACCCGCGCGTCGACGCGGTCGCCGAACGGGCCGCGGCCCACCACCTGTGGCTGCTCACCGACCACGAAGGGGTGCCCTTCGAGGACGACGGGCTGCGCGACGAGGAGGAGCTGCGGCCCTGGATGACCGACCGGTTCCGGGCCGAACTCACCCGTACCGGACGGGAGTTCATCGAAGTGCGCGGCCCGCACGAGGAACGCCTGGCGACCGCCGTGGCCGCCGTGGACGCGCTGCTCGACCGGGGCTGGGAGCTCGCCGACCCGCTGCCGGAGCGGCGATGA
- a CDS encoding NUDIX hydrolase codes for MTAVGPRAREGGAREPAAKVPEGYDPHAFAPFAVTVDLAVFTVREGALHALLIRRGQDPYAGAWALPGGFVLPRESAELAARRELAEETGLADDVVATLHLEQLRTYSEPDRDPRMRVVSVAYTALVPDLPEPRGGGDAAHAEWVAFGTRGRLAFDHADILADAHERVGAKLEYTCLATSFCPPQFTLGELQQVYETVWGTALDRPNFRRKVLATPGFVEQVAGASRLTGGRGKPAALYRAGPATALHPPLMRPEGRPT; via the coding sequence ATGACCGCCGTCGGCCCCCGGGCCCGGGAGGGGGGCGCCCGGGAGCCGGCGGCCAAGGTGCCCGAGGGATACGACCCGCACGCCTTCGCGCCGTTCGCCGTCACCGTGGACCTCGCCGTCTTCACGGTCCGCGAGGGCGCCCTGCACGCACTGCTCATCCGGCGCGGCCAGGACCCGTACGCGGGCGCCTGGGCGCTGCCCGGCGGTTTCGTGCTGCCGCGCGAGTCCGCCGAACTCGCGGCCCGGCGCGAACTGGCCGAGGAGACGGGCCTCGCGGACGACGTGGTGGCCACCCTCCACCTGGAACAACTGCGCACCTACAGCGAGCCGGACCGCGACCCCAGGATGCGGGTCGTCTCGGTCGCGTACACCGCGCTCGTGCCCGACCTGCCCGAACCGCGCGGCGGCGGCGACGCGGCGCACGCCGAGTGGGTCGCCTTCGGCACCCGCGGGCGCCTCGCCTTCGACCACGCCGACATCCTCGCCGACGCCCACGAACGCGTCGGCGCCAAGCTCGAATACACCTGCCTCGCCACCTCGTTCTGCCCGCCGCAGTTCACCCTCGGCGAGCTCCAGCAGGTGTACGAGACGGTCTGGGGCACCGCGCTCGACCGCCCCAACTTCCGCCGCAAGGTGCTGGCCACGCCCGGCTTCGTCGAGCAGGTGGCAGGTGCTTCGCGGCTGACCGGCGGCCGGGGCAAACCGGCCGCGCTCTACCGGGCGGGCCCCGCGACCGCGCTGCACCCGCCCCTGATGCGCCCGGAGGGACGACCAACATGA
- a CDS encoding ADP-ribosylglycohydrolase family protein: MNRSARQTATGALIGLALGDALGFPTEFDDVPAILAKCGPWREMALPTPAIVTDDTQMTLALGRGIRTAMDRGLLGPLRLERPVREEFVDWYHSPENNRAPGRTCLVACAQLDRGLPWQQATQLGSKGCGANMRVTPIGLVPGLSEEQRAGAAQLQAALTHGHPTALAASDLTARAVFLLAQGADPMGLVGQLRSYAYENRSRYHDRWLGDLWTRAQDPTPGHFIARGWDECLDALDRVLKALRAPSPETDPCLDTGDGWVAEEAFATALLCFLLFPDEPLTALRRAACTQGDSDSIACLTGAFVGAHLGVAAWPKEWAERIEYRSELLTLGALWDA, encoded by the coding sequence ATGAACCGTTCCGCTCGACAGACGGCCACCGGTGCCTTGATCGGCCTCGCACTGGGGGACGCCCTCGGCTTCCCCACCGAGTTCGACGACGTGCCGGCGATCCTCGCCAAGTGCGGGCCCTGGCGCGAGATGGCGCTGCCCACACCCGCGATCGTCACCGACGACACCCAGATGACCCTCGCCCTCGGCCGCGGCATCCGTACCGCCATGGACCGCGGGCTGCTCGGCCCGCTGCGCCTGGAGCGGCCGGTCCGCGAGGAGTTCGTCGACTGGTACCACTCGCCCGAGAACAACCGCGCCCCCGGCCGCACCTGCCTGGTGGCCTGCGCCCAACTGGACCGGGGGCTGCCCTGGCAGCAGGCCACCCAGCTCGGCTCCAAGGGCTGCGGCGCCAACATGCGGGTCACGCCCATCGGTCTCGTGCCGGGTTTGAGCGAGGAACAGCGGGCGGGCGCCGCCCAGTTGCAGGCCGCCCTCACCCACGGCCACCCCACCGCCCTCGCCGCCTCCGACCTCACCGCCCGCGCGGTGTTCCTGCTCGCCCAGGGCGCCGACCCGATGGGCCTGGTCGGCCAGTTGCGCTCGTACGCCTACGAGAACCGCAGCCGCTATCACGACCGCTGGCTCGGCGACCTGTGGACGCGGGCGCAGGACCCGACCCCGGGCCACTTCATCGCGCGCGGCTGGGACGAGTGCCTCGACGCCCTCGACCGGGTACTGAAGGCGCTCCGCGCGCCCTCGCCCGAGACCGACCCCTGCCTGGACACCGGCGACGGCTGGGTGGCCGAGGAGGCCTTCGCCACGGCTCTGCTCTGCTTCCTGCTCTTCCCCGACGAACCCCTCACCGCGCTGCGCCGGGCGGCCTGCACCCAAGGCGATTCGGACTCCATCGCCTGCTTGACCGGCGCGTTCGTCGGCGCCCACCTCGGGGTGGCGGCCTGGCCCAAGGAGTGGGCGGAGCGCATCGAGTACCGCAGCGAACTGCTGACCCTAGGGGCGCTCTGGGACGCGTGA
- a CDS encoding nucleotidyltransferase domain-containing protein: MTPEELVADHTVYSCVMGSRAFGLATEDSDTDVRGIYLAPTALFWGFEKPPSHVEGPAPEQFGWELERFCELALRANPNILECLHSPLVEHIDATGRELLALREAFLSRRAHQTFVRYALGQRKKLDADVRRFGAPRWKHAMHLLRLLTSCRDLLRTGALAIDVGAERERLLAVRRGEVSWPEVESWMARRATEADEAATTSPLPPEPDRARVAEFLFRVRRESALKAGAYDDVVRHGVRRG, encoded by the coding sequence ATGACGCCCGAAGAGCTCGTCGCCGACCACACCGTCTACTCCTGCGTCATGGGCTCGCGCGCCTTCGGCCTCGCGACCGAGGACAGCGACACCGACGTCCGCGGGATCTATCTAGCGCCCACCGCGCTGTTCTGGGGCTTCGAGAAGCCGCCGTCCCATGTCGAGGGCCCGGCCCCCGAGCAGTTCGGCTGGGAGCTGGAGCGGTTCTGCGAGCTGGCCCTGCGCGCCAACCCGAACATCCTGGAGTGCCTGCACTCCCCGCTGGTCGAGCACATCGACGCCACGGGACGCGAACTGCTCGCCCTGCGCGAGGCGTTCCTGTCCCGGCGGGCCCACCAGACGTTCGTGCGCTACGCGCTCGGCCAGCGCAAGAAGCTCGACGCCGACGTCCGCCGGTTCGGCGCGCCCCGGTGGAAGCACGCCATGCATCTGCTGCGGCTCCTGACGAGCTGCCGCGATCTGCTGCGCACCGGCGCGCTCGCCATCGACGTGGGCGCCGAACGGGAGCGCCTCCTGGCGGTCAGGCGCGGCGAGGTGTCCTGGCCCGAGGTGGAGTCCTGGATGGCCCGCCGGGCGACCGAGGCCGACGAGGCGGCCACCACCTCTCCCCTGCCGCCCGAGCCCGACCGGGCCCGGGTGGCGGAGTTCCTGTTCCGCGTGCGCCGCGAGTCGGCCCTGAAGGCGGGGGCGTACGACGACGTCGTGCGGCACGGCGTGCGTCGTGGGTGA
- a CDS encoding Rieske (2Fe-2S) protein gives MEAVNSRRTVLVAAAGAAALAGCSNSGDGGGSSTPTPGAPSGAASAAPDRSSPPAASGEPSASGEPSASAGTGRVLARTSDIPVGGGKVFADRKVVVTQPVAGTFKGFSAICTHQGCTVSTVSDGTINCPCHGSKYRIADASVAHGPAPRPLPAQPITVDKGSILLP, from the coding sequence ATGGAAGCAGTCAACAGCCGTCGCACGGTTCTCGTGGCGGCGGCGGGCGCGGCGGCCCTCGCGGGTTGTTCGAACTCCGGTGACGGCGGCGGCAGTTCGACGCCCACCCCGGGCGCGCCCAGCGGCGCCGCCTCCGCCGCGCCGGACCGGTCGAGCCCGCCGGCGGCGTCCGGTGAGCCGAGCGCGTCCGGTGAGCCGAGCGCGTCCGCCGGGACCGGCCGGGTCCTCGCCCGCACCTCGGACATCCCGGTCGGCGGCGGGAAGGTCTTCGCCGACCGGAAGGTGGTCGTCACCCAGCCCGTTGCGGGCACCTTCAAGGGCTTCTCGGCGATCTGCACCCACCAGGGGTGCACGGTATCCACGGTGTCGGACGGCACCATCAACTGCCCCTGCCACGGCAGCAAGTACCGGATCGCGGACGCCTCGGTGGCGCACGGCCCGGCCCCGCGTCCGCTGCCCGCCCAGCCGATCACCGTCGATAAGGGTTCGATCCTGCTGCCCTGA
- a CDS encoding DUF952 domain-containing protein: protein MILHVVPLDEWSADPHLPYRPPSLATEGFVHCSADEASALAVADARYRQVPGPLLVLCVEESALAAEVRWEGVGSVLFPHVYGPVERAAVTAVLEVRRDAEGRAIGLAARG from the coding sequence ATGATCCTGCATGTGGTTCCTCTGGACGAGTGGTCGGCCGACCCGCACCTGCCCTACCGCCCGCCCTCGCTCGCCACCGAGGGCTTCGTGCACTGCTCGGCCGACGAGGCCTCGGCGCTGGCCGTCGCCGACGCCCGCTACCGGCAGGTCCCGGGGCCGCTCCTGGTGCTGTGTGTCGAGGAGTCGGCGCTGGCCGCCGAGGTCCGCTGGGAGGGCGTGGGAAGCGTCCTGTTCCCGCATGTGTACGGGCCGGTCGAGCGGGCGGCCGTGACCGCGGTCCTGGAGGTGCGCCGGGACGCCGAGGGCCGCGCGATCGGGCTCGCGGCACGCGGCTGA
- the aroH gene encoding chorismate mutase, with protein sequence MAVRAVRGAVQLERDEAGHMDEQVGVLITEILERNGLTPDDLISIWFTATPDLRSDFPAAAARQLGITDVPLICAQELDVAGAMPRVVRILAHVETYLDRAEIAHVYLGSAAALRKDIAQ encoded by the coding sequence GTGGCGGTACGAGCGGTCCGTGGGGCCGTCCAGCTGGAGCGGGACGAAGCCGGTCACATGGACGAGCAGGTCGGCGTGCTGATCACCGAGATCCTGGAGCGCAACGGCCTGACCCCCGACGACCTCATCAGCATCTGGTTCACCGCCACCCCCGATCTGCGCAGCGACTTCCCGGCCGCCGCCGCGCGCCAGCTCGGCATCACCGACGTACCCCTGATCTGTGCGCAGGAACTCGACGTCGCCGGGGCCATGCCCCGGGTGGTGCGGATCCTCGCCCACGTCGAGACCTACCTCGACCGCGCCGAGATCGCCCACGTCTACCTCGGCTCCGCCGCCGCCCTGCGCAAGGACATCGCCCAGTGA
- a CDS encoding prephenate dehydrogenase — protein sequence MRTALVIGTGLIGTSAALALASRGITVHLADHDPAQARTAAALGAGTDEAPGGRVDLAVVAVPPAHVAATLAGAIRGDVARAYIDVASVKGGPRRELLSLGCDLGSYIGTHPMAGKERSGPLAATADLFEGRPWVLTPTRDTDTEVLNLALELVALCRAVPVVMDADAHDRAVALVSHTPQLVSSMVAARLEAADETAVRLCGQGIRDVTRIAASDPRMWVEILSANPGPVADVLSGIAADLDETVRALRSLESADEDKRAGGAAGIEDVLRRGNAGRVRVPGKHGAAPATYEIVAVLISDEPGGLARLFADAGRAGVNIEDVRIEHATGRQAGLVQLMVEPAAAPGLSAALRERGWSLRQ from the coding sequence GTGAGAACCGCCCTCGTCATCGGTACCGGCCTGATCGGCACCTCCGCCGCCCTGGCCCTCGCGAGCCGCGGGATCACCGTGCACCTCGCCGACCACGACCCCGCCCAGGCCCGCACCGCCGCCGCGCTCGGCGCCGGCACGGACGAGGCCCCCGGTGGCCGGGTCGACCTCGCCGTCGTGGCCGTGCCGCCCGCCCATGTGGCCGCCACCCTGGCCGGGGCGATCCGCGGCGACGTGGCCCGCGCCTACATCGACGTGGCCAGCGTCAAGGGCGGCCCGCGCCGCGAGCTGCTCTCGCTCGGCTGCGACCTTGGCTCCTACATCGGTACGCATCCCATGGCCGGCAAGGAGCGCTCGGGTCCGCTGGCCGCCACCGCCGACCTCTTCGAGGGCCGGCCCTGGGTGCTGACGCCGACCCGGGACACCGACACCGAGGTGCTCAACCTGGCGCTCGAACTGGTCGCCCTGTGCCGTGCCGTGCCGGTCGTCATGGACGCCGACGCCCACGACCGCGCCGTGGCGCTGGTCTCGCACACCCCGCAGCTGGTCTCCTCGATGGTCGCCGCCCGCCTGGAGGCGGCCGACGAGACGGCGGTACGGCTGTGCGGCCAGGGCATCCGCGACGTCACCCGCATCGCGGCCTCCGACCCCCGGATGTGGGTCGAGATCCTCTCCGCCAACCCGGGCCCGGTCGCCGACGTGCTCTCCGGGATCGCCGCCGACCTCGACGAGACGGTGCGCGCCCTGCGTTCCCTGGAGTCCGCCGACGAGGACAAGCGGGCCGGCGGCGCCGCCGGCATCGAGGACGTGCTGCGGCGCGGCAACGCCGGCCGGGTCCGGGTGCCGGGCAAGCACGGCGCGGCGCCCGCCACGTACGAGATCGTCGCCGTCCTGATCAGCGACGAGCCGGGCGGTCTCGCGCGGCTCTTCGCGGACGCGGGCCGGGCCGGGGTCAACATCGAGGACGTCCGCATCGAGCACGCCACCGGCCGGCAGGCGGGCCTGGTCCAGCTCATGGTCGAGCCGGCCGCGGCCCCCGGCCTGAGTGCCGCGCTGCGCGAGCGGGGCTGGTCCCTCAGGCAGTGA
- the cmk gene encoding (d)CMP kinase yields the protein MSVTVETAARTAPAAVIVAIDGPSGTGKSSTSKAVAAKLGLSYLDTGAQYRAITWWMISNGIDIDDPAEIAVAAAKPVIVSGTDPSAPTITVDGEDASGPIRTQDVTSKVSAVSAVPEVRALITQLQRDIAAGAGQGIVVEGRDIGTTVLPDADLKVFLTASPEARAARRSGEIKGADVTATKEALIKRDAADSGRKTSPLAKADDAVEVDTTELTLDQVIECVVTLIEEKRAAK from the coding sequence GTGTCCGTCACCGTGGAAACCGCCGCCCGGACCGCTCCGGCAGCAGTGATTGTCGCCATCGACGGCCCCTCCGGCACCGGCAAGTCCAGCACCTCCAAGGCGGTCGCCGCCAAGCTGGGGCTGAGCTACCTGGACACCGGCGCCCAGTACCGGGCGATCACCTGGTGGATGATCAGCAACGGGATCGACATCGACGACCCCGCGGAGATCGCCGTAGCGGCGGCCAAGCCGGTGATCGTCTCCGGCACCGACCCGTCGGCGCCGACCATCACCGTCGACGGCGAGGACGCCTCCGGCCCGATCCGCACCCAGGACGTCACCTCCAAGGTCAGCGCCGTCAGCGCGGTCCCCGAGGTGCGCGCCCTGATCACCCAGCTCCAGCGCGACATCGCGGCGGGCGCCGGGCAGGGCATCGTGGTCGAGGGCCGTGACATCGGCACCACCGTGCTGCCCGACGCCGACCTGAAGGTGTTCCTCACCGCCTCCCCCGAGGCGCGCGCGGCCCGCCGCAGCGGCGAGATCAAGGGCGCCGACGTGACGGCCACCAAGGAAGCCCTGATCAAGCGGGACGCGGCGGACTCCGGCCGCAAGACCTCCCCGCTCGCCAAGGCCGACGACGCCGTCGAGGTGGACACCACCGAGCTCACCCTGGACCAGGTCATCGAGTGCGTCGTCACCCTCATCGAGGAGAAGCGGGCCGCCAAGTGA